Below is a genomic region from Leptotrichia shahii.
TCTTCCAGCAGTTGTCTGCCCTGTCTTTACGTTTTGCATATTATATTCAAATTTTTCAAATTTTACTTTCTGCGAAACTTCCTTTAACAGTTGCAATGTCATTTCTTTAGCTTTTTGCGGTGTTGTAGATAGATGTTTAGCTTCCCAGTCCCAAAGTTTTTCAGGTGCACTTTCCATACTTGAACTTGCATTTCCTGCTAACACATCCTTTGAAATTTCATCTACTTTTTTAGAAACTTCAGGCTTCACTTTGTTCCACCATTCCTGTGCCAGCTCACTTTGTGCCTGCTCCACATTTTTACAAATTTTCTCATCTTGTTTTTGTTTACATTTTATGACAGTCTCTTTTAAGAGCTTGTCATCTTTTTTTAAATTTTTTACGCTGTACTTATTTCCACATGCCGTAAAAATCATCGCTGAAACTGAAATTAGAAGTAATAATTTTATTTTTTTCATTTTTCCTCCAAAAAGTTTGTTTTAATTAATTATACCTCATTTTTTCAAATTTTCAAAATTTTATTTTTTTATTAAATTATTTTTTAAAAATTTTAACGCTTTGTCAATATTTGCCTCTTTCCCTTCTTCAGGCACATATTCAATATATTTTACATTATTATTTTCATCCACTATTACCAACGCTCTTGTCAACAGTCCTTTTTCCTTTACAAAAAATCCATTCTGAATACCAAATTGATGATATTTAAAGTCAGAAACTGCTTTTAATCCGTTAATTTCATTGGCTGTACAGAATCTTTCCTGTGCAAATGGAGTATCAACAGTTACCGAGTAAAATTTTACATTTGGATAAGTTTTTGCAGCTTCATTTAACTGTTTTGTCTGCAATGAACAAACTTTTGTATCAAGCGATGGTGCGGTATAGATTACTTTTATATTTTTATCTTCAAAAATATTTTTTTCTTCCAATTTCGTATTTATAACTAAAGGCACTTCCTTTATTTTATCTCCAACTTTTAATTCTTTTCCAACAATTGTTACGGGAACTTTTCCCATTGTGATTTTTAAATTATTATCAGCTTTCAAAGTGTCTAAATATTGTGCATATTCGGCATTTTGTCCCGCCTGTCCTATTTTATTTTGTGTTTTGGGCTTATTTCCACAGGCAGCTAAAACTACTGCAGCTACTCCTAATAATAATATTTTTTTCATTTATTTCCTTCTTTCGTAATTTTATCTATTGCTTTTAAAAATCTAAATTGTATAATTTTTGCAATTTTAATTTAAACTATTTTTATCTAATTTATTATTTTTATTTTGATACTTCTCTGATTAAACTCGGATTATATAATAAATCTTCATTTCTTCTAACTTCTTCAAAAGTATATGTTTTCAAAATTTTTCCATTTTCAAAAACACATTCCATTACGGAATCTTCGTGATATTGATTTTCAGGTAAATCTGAAATATTTACTGTTTCAAATTCTCCATTTTTATTTTTTATTAAGTCAAGTCGTCCCTTTTTACTGACTTTTCCTTTATCTGTAACAGGATTTTTGTAAACATCTCTAACTTCATTTCCAATTTTTATACAGCTGCATTTCATGGCAAATTTATGAGTATCCCTGTTAATGCTAGATTTTTCATTTCCTTGCAAAAGTGATCCTCCACAGCCCAAAGTAACATTTTCAGCAGAATATTTATTATCTTTTAAAGATTTATAAATATCCCAGATTGTATCTTCATTAATTCCA
It encodes:
- a CDS encoding EexN family lipoprotein, whose protein sequence is MKKIKLLLLISVSAMIFTACGNKYSVKNLKKDDKLLKETVIKCKQKQDEKICKNVEQAQSELAQEWWNKVKPEVSKKVDEISKDVLAGNASSSMESAPEKLWDWEAKHLSTTPQKAKEMTLQLLKEVSQKVKFEKFEYNMQNVKTGQTTAGRNYAVIPTKSIISAQGKKMELNQKTLAFEDKNKWYLVNIDEKTKLILKELYSDLADVNIEQ
- the tpx gene encoding thiol peroxidase — translated: MKKILLLGVAAVVLAACGNKPKTQNKIGQAGQNAEYAQYLDTLKADNNLKITMGKVPVTIVGKELKVGDKIKEVPLVINTKLEEKNIFEDKNIKVIYTAPSLDTKVCSLQTKQLNEAAKTYPNVKFYSVTVDTPFAQERFCTANEINGLKAVSDFKYHQFGIQNGFFVKEKGLLTRALVIVDENNNVKYIEYVPEEGKEANIDKALKFLKNNLIKK